A window of Pyrinomonadaceae bacterium genomic DNA:
GACTCGTTTCCACTCAGGAACCGTAGCTCATCGTCCTTTGTCCTATAGTCGTTGGGTGAGACGGCAAATCGACAGCTATTCAAGAAAATGTCTTATGCTCGTGGATCGGTTCGGGGGGAAGGCTCGGGCATGAGGACGACCGGGTAAGCAGAAGCCCCGCCCATTAGTGGACGGGGCTTCCAAGCTTTGCGGGAAATCAGCCTATGGCCTATCTACTTCTTACGTCCTTCTCATTCGAGAACGCAAGCCCCAAAATTCCTGCCCGTCTGGGGTCCCTCAGTCGGCTAACTGCTGACCGAAGCGAATCGCCCAAAAGCGAATCGCGGAAACGTGGAATGCGTCGGGCCTGGACAAAAGTTTGGTTAACATAATTCACCTCCCATTTCGCCGCGGCTGATTATATCTTGTAACAAGCAAAGGGTTCTGGCATTGGGGCCGGTCAAGCGAGCCCCGAAGCGCGAAAACAGGCTAAATCCGGGCGACCCCACCTTGACACCCCTTTAAAATGGCTGTTATCGTTCCCGTTCTTTTGATTCCTATTATTCACGCCTGAGTGCAATAAGAAGAGTTTCTGGAGGCATTTGTTTGGAAAATCATAACGGAACTTTGTTTACTTCTGAGTCGGTCACTGAGGGCCACCCCGACAAGATCGCGGACCAGATATCTGACGCCATTCTTGACGCCGCTTTAACGGACGATTCGGCTTCCCGGGTTGCGTGTGAGACGCTTTTGACGACCGGCCTGGTCATCATTGCCGGCGAGATCACCACTAAAGCCCAAATCGACTACCAAGGTATCGCCCGCCGTGTCATCGGCGAGATCGGCTACACGAGCTCCAAGTACGGCTTCGACAACGAAACCTGCAGCGTCCTTTGCGCGATTCATCAGCAGTCGCCCGACATCGCCATGGGCGTGGATACCGGCGGCGCCGGCGACCAGGGCTTAATGTTCGGGTATGCCTGCAATGAGACGCCTGAGCTGATGCCGCTGCCGATTCAATTGGCACACCGCTTGGCTGAACGGCTGACCGACGCGCGCAAGTCCGGCCAGCTTCCTTATCTTCTTCCGGACGGAAAGTCTCAGGTCACGGTTGAGTACCGCGACGGACGCCCGTTCCGGGTGGACGCTGTCGTTATTTCGTCGCAGCACCTGGCTGAGGTTGAGAACGATCAGCTGCGCGCTGAGATTGGCGAACACGTTATCAGACACACTGTGCCGAGCGATTTGATGGATGACGGCACGAAATATCACATTAATCCCACCGGCAAGTTCGTCATCGGCGGTCCGCATGGCGATTCCGGTCTTACTGGTCGCAAGATTATTGTCGATACCTACGGCGGCTATGCGCCGCATGGTGGCGGCGCCTTCTCAGGCAAGGATCCGACAAAGGTCGATCGCTCAGCCGCGTACATGGCTCGCTATATCGCCAAGAATATTGTCTCTGCTGGCCTGGCTGATAAATGCCAAGTGCAACTCGCTTACGCGATCGGCGTGGCTGAGCCTGTCTCGGTTTACGTCGACACGCAAGGCACGGGTCGAATTAGCGAAGTCGCTCTAGCTAAACTCGTGCGCGAGCACTTCCCTCTTACTCCGAAGGAAATTATTAGTGAGCTTAAGCTGCGCCGGCCCGTTTATCGCCAGACGGCCGCGTATGGCCACTTCGGGCGTTCGGGTGATGGCTTCACGTGGGAAGAGACAGACAAGGCGGAAGCCCTGCGCACGGCCGGTGATGCTCTAAGCTCTGCCGCTCGGGTCTAGGATTTACGTAGTTTGATTTTCCGTAGCCCAGGAATTTACGCCGGGGTAACAAAACGGGAGATTCATCCAAAAGCCTCCTTTGAAGGAGGCTTTTGAAACATTGGATCCCAGCCGCGAACGGCTGGCTACAGAAAGAACTTAAGGAACAAATAATGAGTACTGCTATGCCCGCAATGGAACATGACGTTAAAGATCTTTCGCTCGCGGCCGACGGCAAACGCCGCATCGACTGGGCGGAACGCGAGATGCCCGTACTGCGCTTGATTCGCGAACGCTTTGCCGCCGAGCAGCCTTTGAAGGGCGTCCGCTTGGTTGCTTGTGCGCACATCACGACCGAGACGGCGAACCTTGCGCGCGCGTTGCAAGCCGGCGGCGCCGAATCAATGCTGATCGCGTCGAACCCCCTTTCGACTCAGGACGACGTCGCCGCGTCGCTGGTAGCCGACTATGGCATTCCGGTTTACGCGATGAAGGGCGAGTCCACCGATACCTATCGCCGTCACGTGCAAACAGCGCTCGAGTTTGAACCCGACATCATCATCGACGACGGCTCAGACGTAGTGGCCACGATGATCAAGGAAAAGCCTGAGCTTAAGAACAAGATCGTCGGCACCACCGAAGAGACGACCACCGGAATCGTTCGCCTCGAAGCAATGGCAAAAGCCGGCGTGCTGACCTTTCCTTCGATTGCCGTCAATAACGCACAGACCAAGCACTTCTTCGACAATCGTTACGGCACGGGCCAATCGACGCTCGACGGCATCATTCGCGCGACAAACATTTTGCTGGCCGGCCGCACGCTGGTGGTGGTTGGTTATGGCTGGTGCGGAAAAGGTGTCGCGTTGCGCGCCCGCGGCATGGGCTCGAATGTCGTGGTTACTGAAATCGATCCCATCAAGGCCGTCGAAGCAGTGATGGATGGTTTCCGCGTGATGCCGATCTCAGCCGCGGCCAGCGTCGGCGACATCTTTGTTACGGTCACCGGGAATCGCCACGTAATTGACGGCGAACATTTTGCTTCGATGAAAGACGGCGCGATCGTCTGTAACAGTGGCCACTTCGATCTCGAACTGAATCTGGTGGCGCTGCGCGAGCAGTCCGAAGGCGAACCAACGCATGTTCGCCCCTTCGTTCAGGAATACCGAAGGAAGGATGGCCGGCGCGTCATGGTCCTTGGCGAAGGCCGTTTAATTAACCTCGCCGCCGCTGAAGGCCACCCGGCCAGCGTGATGGACATGAGCTTTGCAAATCAGGCGCTTTCGGTTGAGTACCTGGTGAAGAACAAAGGCAAGCTCGATCCGGGCGTGCACCTTCTGCCGCCGGAAGTCGATCAGGAAATCGCGAGCCTAAAGCTGCGCGCGCTCGGAATTTCCATCGATACGCTTACCGCCGAACAACTCGAATACATGTCGAGCTGGGAAACAGGAACTTAGAGCCGCGAGCGACTCCTGAATCGTCGCGCGAATTGGACCTTCATACGTCTGCAAATCGAAATCGTTCATGTCGATACGGCGTGGGTGGTTGGTCGTT
This region includes:
- the metK gene encoding methionine adenosyltransferase, which produces MENHNGTLFTSESVTEGHPDKIADQISDAILDAALTDDSASRVACETLLTTGLVIIAGEITTKAQIDYQGIARRVIGEIGYTSSKYGFDNETCSVLCAIHQQSPDIAMGVDTGGAGDQGLMFGYACNETPELMPLPIQLAHRLAERLTDARKSGQLPYLLPDGKSQVTVEYRDGRPFRVDAVVISSQHLAEVENDQLRAEIGEHVIRHTVPSDLMDDGTKYHINPTGKFVIGGPHGDSGLTGRKIIVDTYGGYAPHGGGAFSGKDPTKVDRSAAYMARYIAKNIVSAGLADKCQVQLAYAIGVAEPVSVYVDTQGTGRISEVALAKLVREHFPLTPKEIISELKLRRPVYRQTAAYGHFGRSGDGFTWEETDKAEALRTAGDALSSAARV
- the ahcY gene encoding adenosylhomocysteinase; translated protein: MSTAMPAMEHDVKDLSLAADGKRRIDWAEREMPVLRLIRERFAAEQPLKGVRLVACAHITTETANLARALQAGGAESMLIASNPLSTQDDVAASLVADYGIPVYAMKGESTDTYRRHVQTALEFEPDIIIDDGSDVVATMIKEKPELKNKIVGTTEETTTGIVRLEAMAKAGVLTFPSIAVNNAQTKHFFDNRYGTGQSTLDGIIRATNILLAGRTLVVVGYGWCGKGVALRARGMGSNVVVTEIDPIKAVEAVMDGFRVMPISAAASVGDIFVTVTGNRHVIDGEHFASMKDGAIVCNSGHFDLELNLVALREQSEGEPTHVRPFVQEYRRKDGRRVMVLGEGRLINLAAAEGHPASVMDMSFANQALSVEYLVKNKGKLDPGVHLLPPEVDQEIASLKLRALGISIDTLTAEQLEYMSSWETGT